The nucleotide window ccaaaatctaattataattaaataataaaacattttttaattactccTAACTAACACTGATTTTAAGTAAACCATTTGCctcttttccccctttttttttaaatcgcaaATACACGCATGACCCTTTTGGCTCTCCGTACTTGTTTACACCATGAGCGAGCACGCGCGGTGCGCAAGGCGGACGTCGAGCGCGCGCTATTAATACTCTTAAATGCTGTAAGGAAGGAGAGCAGGGACCCTGTTTAGATCTTTATAAATCTACTAGATTAACCAACAGATCCGCTTCTTAATAAAACTAGACTCTGATGATTGAGGCTTGTCTTGTTTTCAGCTTTTGTGTCATGAGCTACAGGAGACTCCAGGAGACCATGAGAAGaaacttatataataataataataataataataataataaaatcaatattcAACTTTAATTCAGTGAAATTATGAAGCAGGGATTTCTACATGAGATTTAATAGCCTTTTACTGATCAGATGTTGTTGTTTGCTCATGCAGAAATTTAACATGCACATGGAATTTAGAATGCATTAGTTCGAGGGTTTAAACTGAGATCTAGCAGAGAGACCTCGGGCAGTGTGACATGTTCAGGTTACAGATATCACTAATTAAATCAGTACGTAAGTGTTTATCGGGTTGTTTTAGTGAAAAGGTGCTCAGTGCAGGGGTTCGGGTGGGAAACGACGTCCCTGTCCCAGTTTGGACGCCTCAGAGACACACTGTCACGTTAGCAGACGTATCAGGTAACCTTACAGTACGGGTATAGACAGGGTTATACGCTATCCGGGCCTCATTCTGTATCAAATCCATAGTCAATtgtaacaatttaaaataaaatgccagTGCTTTAAATGTCAAACTGCAATACGCAAAACTTTTATTAAACAGGATAGAGATTACGCCAATGATTCGAGTGGTTTATACCTTGCCTTTAATTTAGATTAGAAAGATTTGTCTCAGCAACTGAAAAAGTTACTCTCAAACAGAAATATGAAAGTTTTACCCAACGCAAGTGAGATTCGGCGCAAAAAAGATCAACGAAAAAGCAAAATAAGATAAATTTACCTCAGAATATGAAGACTTGCCCCATAAAAGGTTACTCCAAAACTAGAAATATGAAAGATTTACCTCAAAAGTATTATAAATGTTTACCGTGAATTGAAATATATAAACTTTACCTTATATGACATGGATTTGCCCATCAGAAAATGATAGCCATTAGCTAAAATATGATGCATTTACCTCAAATGATAAAGATTTGCCTCAGAAAGTCTTAGCTGTaagttaaaatataaagatttacttCAAATGATAAAGAATTGACCCAGGGAATGTTAGTCGTAAGCTAAAATGTGAAAGGTTTACCTCAAACAATGAAAGTTTACCTCAGAAAATGTTAACCATaagctaaaatataaaaaaattacctcAGGTGATAAACATTTCCCTTAGAAAATGATAACTCTAAgctgaaatataaaatatttaccttAAATGAGAACTATTTGCCACAGATAATGTTAGTTGTAAGCTAAAATCATAAAGATTTACCttaaattataaaagatttgACACAGAAAGTGTTAGCTCAAAGCTAAAGCAGAAAATGACTTATACGAGATTTAACACACATTAAGATTTGCCTCAGAAAATGGTTATTCAtcaataaaaatgagaaaatataaattatttacctTAGAAAAGATTAATGATAAACCAAATTAATAACCAAAATGATCTCAGATGAAAAAGATTTGCTTCATAAAAAGGTTTGTCCAAAAGCAGAAATATTTACCCCAGATTGACTCAGATAGACCTTAGATGAGGAAGGATCTAAGGAAGGAATTTGCCTAAAGTATAAAGTTTATTGTTCTTTCTTTAATCTGACGATGGTACGGTATAGTATATATTTCACTCTGATGTAATTTATTACAGAGCTAAGCAGGACTTTAGTCCGCATGCAAAAGGAAAGTGCGTGTAAACCATCGCTAGAAGAAATGGAACCGATTACAGGTAGGATGTGTTTCATACTGAATCAAACCCAAATGTGATCAGGAAATATTACAGTCAAATATCCTTCAATACAGCTTTAGCCTGAAAGAGTGCAGGATGTATGGTGgccatcattatcattatcattattattattattttatttatttatttatttatgaatttctttcatttttgtgaagctgctttgagacaatgaccattgttaacagcgctatataaataaaataaaattgaattgaatcaattAACTCAATCATTTCATAATTACGgattttaaaagataaatgcatttttgtatgtttgGATTTGTAATTCTGCTAATTCTAAGATGATAATATCCCCATGTTGTTGATTAGCGATTAACATCTCGTACAATATCACCATGAAATCCCATGCAAAGGTTTTACAAATCACCAAGGAAAGCGGATATTTGTAGTGGATATCACTTTTATCACTTTatttacactgtactgtatatacagttcaTCTTGACCccatttatttcttcatataaacTGAAATTatatgatgtagattaaataaaaaaaacaaaacgaatTTTTACTATgaaaggctgcaaagtgcctaaagatacaatttaaaagttgttttttgtaTGTTGCTCAGCAGCGTCCTCATTTCCCctttcgtctgttccaaccactcagcattcagcatcagcagtaaactTATCACCGGCATGcattaagttaaatgtttttttaatgcttaaaagaTTCACAGGTCACAGTGTGGCTCATCAAACAGAACACAGGCGTCATGACGTACTCTCCGAGattacattaaaatacttatttttaaaaatacttaaatcaAAAATCACTACCAAATAAAATTCAGGTTAAGGAAATGACCAGCTGTACATCTTTGTGGTTTACAGTGACGAAAAAGGTGACGAAGGTGAAGAGGAAGCCCAGGACACCATGGGGACGTAAGAAGAAAGTGAAGGAAGCCGAATGTGCGGCGAAGCTCCTGGCTGAACTTCCTTTCAGCAGCACTGAGGTCTGGAAGGAACTCGGCTGTAAGTCGCCCGTCCCGGTTTAATCAGTATACGTCGTGTTATGTTGTTttaacaacaatttttttttaatttaaacctaAACGTCTTCTTATAATCCTTATAATAGATTCACACCTATTGCTTTTTTGTTCTGTCTTGAGATTACAAATGGAGTTTTTTTAAGGTGTGATTATGGAAACAAAATAGTAGCTAGACACATAGTGATAATAATAACGTATTGCCCACGTTTCTTAAAAGGTATAAATCTgctattttaatttccattatagTCTCTGACCCTGAGGCGAAGGGGAAGGCGAAGCGGAAGCGGAAGGGCAGGGGATGTGCGGAAAATGAGGAAgatgaagagaaagagaagaagaagaaaaaagatagCCCTCGCCCTAATTACTTTGTGTCGATCCCGATCACTAACCCAAAGGTTCAGCTCACTTTAAGCCACACAAACAGCTGAAAACATTACACTACCACGTCATGACTGAGCACTTGTGGTTTTCTGAACGTGTGTGTAGATAAAGCAGGGGGTGGAGGTGGTCCAGGCTGAGGTGTTGCAGAAGGACTCTCGTCTCTCCAGAGCTCTGGTTCCTGTGGGCACGCTCCACATCACACTGCTTGTCACATACCTGTCCACACAGGAGCAGATCGACACGTATGTATAATACACCTCACACATGCCTGTAGATTTCTAGCGTGCATATATACTTAAAAAGTTTTACTTccgttaaatatttataaaatgagtAAAGAATTAAGCCATTCTGTCTGTATCTGGGTTTAAGTGTATTTTATACACGTGATGAAAGCAGAAGCACAATTAGGTGTaaacatgtttttctgtttgcttTTTCAATCCAAGTGCTACTATTTATAGCATAATAATTGCTTTTGTGCATGAAGAGGACATCACAAACACCTTTAGCTCAGCTCCCTATTGTCAACAGTGCAACTATGCAGGTGTTTATCTGGTGTTACACCCAAAATGTTGCTACACTTGTTCACTAAATTAAGGCCAAGATTGCAGTAACACCAGTAACGTAAGTGACACTACAGTAACAGCAACATCATTTTGCAGTCATGTCCAAGCAACATTGCAGTACTACCAATGTGACGGTGTAGTTAAGTAAACATATACAGCGAAGTACAGGAAGTCCCCAAATTATGTACAGGTTCCATTCTgtgagcatgttcgtaagtccgatttgttcttaagtctgacagagtgagtcttatacacccCAGACAAGGATATATCTCATGAAAATACCagtccacttgactaaatctgtcccctttccccactcTGTCATCATGAAGCCAAAAAACATTAAGGCACCTAGGGAACTGAATCTCACACGTGTCAACTGTAACAGTGTTCTCTGCGGTTTTAAACCAAACGCATTTTTTAGtcttagagctgttttccactttaTTAAACCGTGAGTTCTGTCTcgttgaggattttctgaaattagtatttaccatcaggacagctttacaggacagacattttctatcattgtgctcccGGACCGATTCATTAAAACCAccagtgaggccgactcatttctcccgcccacacacgtacatacaatataccggactttagacattttatcacttacacactgaaaatattgtatataattgtaaatatgggtatctggtgcactgcagtgtctattttttgtccAAAACATGTGAACTACTTGTTTATAACTTAAATGTTGGTAAattggggactacctgtaacGCCAACACAATATTGCAGTGACACCAGAATGACAGTGCAGtaacaaaaacataatattGCAGTACGGCAAGGTCACATGGCAATGATTCCAATGTAACGGTACAGTTAAGTCAATATATAcgttagggatgggaatcaccaaggAATCCCCCGACACGATATTAACACGATTCCTAGGTGCcgattgtattttgtatttgcgTTGTGATTTTGTTAGTATCACACTTTTTATAAATGCTCTGATTTTATATTTGGTTACAGTTCTTAACAAACCCCCCAGAATGCTGTCCTGCCTcgaaaaacaaacatatatacactagaatttgatttaatattgaattgaatctaTTATTTTTCCTATCTCTAATATACGGTACATTGAAGTCCAGTAACACCAAAGTAATACTGAAGTAACGTGAATGTAAAATTGTAGTTATGCCGAGTAAGCATTGCAGTAACCGCAAAGTAACTCTGCaataacaaatacaaatacattacTGCAATTCTCGTGTTGTACGCAAAATTGCGCTATATATTCACTAAACTAATGTCAAGCTGAAACTGAACTAAAGTCGTATCAAAGTCATATGGCTGTAATGTCCAACATACTGCGGTAGGGTCACTCTTACTAGGGTGGCAAATTAAATCCAGAATTTGTAAAATTCCAGTGTTTACTATGCTTAAAATTACTTTAATATGCTACACTATGTCCATTAAAATAGAACCTTAagataatttagatttttgtataatttcaATCAAACACTGGTGACACAAccacttacagtatgtctatgGTGTTCTTATATATTTGAAGTAAAATTTTGGTTTGCAAACATTAATTTGGGGGACACAACTTTCTTCTTagatataacaaatatatagttaacaattaaaaaatattgtatatgtaaaaaaaaaaagaagaacaatcCATATTCACAATAGAACCACTTTGTGTTGAGATGTTATGCAGTTACATACGTTGCATATTTTGTTATAATGCATAGTTTGTTTCGAACGCAATCTCTCAAACTCAATAAAAAACGTATTTTAAAGCAGGACTGTAACTAATGTAACATTGCACAAATTGTGTTTATGCTGCAGAATCCAAATATGCGAACAGTTTACGATTTATTGGTAGCTGAAGTTTAATTCAGCTGTTGTACGTAATGACGTATGAGCCAGTAACATTACGGCAGTATTGTAGTAATACTCCAGTGATGCCAGTGTGACAGTAATGATACCACTGCAGTCCTCTAATCATGATCCCAAAGTAACATTAGAAGTTCATTACATCCTACAGGACTGTACTACGGCTACAATGATGCCACAGTACGTCGAGTGTCGTAGAGTTTccctttattatttatcatgttCAGTGTGCAGCCCTGGTGTGGTTTTATGGGATTGGTACTGGAGACGGATGGGGTGGATTgggattttctctctctcgagcACTTCCCACACCTCTTCCTATCGTCAGGTGGTGTGTATGGATGTGTTGGATGTGAATGAGATTATTTCACACACAGCCATATCGCGATTGAGTTGTGAGTGATTCTGACCTCTGATTTATCTGACGTGTTCTAGTTTTTTCTCCGCAGGATGTGGAGTGTGTGCAGTTATGTAAGAGTAATCTTCCGCTCCGGTGGGTTCAGATTATGCTTGGATTGAGCATCAggggatttgtgtgtgtgtgtgtgtgttataagagAGTACATTATTGTGTATTAAAGTATGTGATATCACACGTATGTGCGTCACAGCAACATTCCTGGGGAAAACAGCACgattctgtgtgtttgtgtgtgtgtgtgtgtgtgtgtgtgtgcacgcaggCTTTTATGATGGAGTGTGCAAGACATTTCTGTGTGATTTCACACCTGCGTCAGTGCACCTCCCAGGGGGAATAAcagctaggtgtgtgtgtgtgtgtgtgtttcacgcaGAGCCGCATTAGCAGTAGAAGAGATGGAGCCGATGTTGACGTCCCTAATGGGTGGGCGGAGCCTTGTGCTGCTGTTCCGCGGCATTGGCCACTTCAGACAGGAAGTAGCCTTCGTCCAGATCAAAGAGGGAGAGCACCTCATTACCCTCACGCACATTGCAGGTGAGTTCTCCGTCCTTTATCTCTCCTAATGTTAGTGAGACATTGCTGTCCAGGTCATGAAGAAACAACTTTGTAAGGGCAATATTCAACTTTGATTATTGATAACACCAGAAACTTGATGTTGTGGCATGAGCATGGCCTTTTGCTCCACTTCAATCTTCCAACAGTTGCGATGTCTATTGTATTACGCCGTTTCGTACAAGGCTGGTTGAACAGAATAGCTTCTGGTACTGGGATCTTCTGAGGATGCTGTCCGGACTTCACTTCATAAGAAGTGGTCAGAAATGGGCCTGGGGAGGACCTGGTTCCATTCCGTACCTACCAGGTACACCAGGTTCTCAGGGGCAGAACCCAAACATCTACCCCTTCCTCGAGTGACGCGggacaccttctgaccaatcagaatccattTCTCCAACAACGTCACCTTTATTTGTGGCGTGTATCATGTATCACCTATATACTGGGGCGGGGGAGGGATGGAATCTGCCCTCTTAACAGCATCACTcagtttttattatacattttttttttattcctggtCAATATCTCTCCACACTCctcctttcttcctctctctctctctccttctctttctctctctctgtctctctctctcttagtatTGATTCTCTCCTTGTCTTACATTAAGCATTGGAGGGGCTTCAATCTTATAGCTGTCCCTCCTGATCTGTAAATAGCCTTGGACGCTCTGATAGCtgaatctctttctctctctctctctctctctctctctctctctctctctctctctgtgttgttGTTCCAGACTCAGTCAGAAGGACGTTTGAGGAGAAAGGGATCCCAACCGGAGACCAGAAAGCTTTCAAACCTCACCTGACCTTCATCAAGCTGTCACGAGCACCCAAGCTCCGGCGCCAGGTGAGAACCGATCCTTAGAACGCTCTCAGTATCCTGGAGGGATTAAACTCGGACGGGATTGTCAGAGGGTTTGTTCGGGGCAGGGGGAGAAACACGGATTTTAACATCAAGGTAAAACTGTTGGAATGCGTGATTTAACGTGGAACCCGTTTTCTAAATGGagcaaaatgttttacttcTGCTGTCGATTTGTTTAATTGCGCTTTATACTTTCCCTTAATTTGATTCTGTGCTGAAACTTGAACATGGTGTCTCTAATCAGGTTTGGAGGTGTTGCGGATTGACTTTTAGATCATTCAGTGACcttgtaaaataatattaataataataaaaaaaaaaaacctcttgcAGTTATATTAAATTACTATATTGAGCAACCCTTTATCATTATTTCTGAAttctgaattctgattggttagaaggtATTGATTACGTTTCCATAACAGCTGTCTTGAGAGCAGAACAGGTTTATGTTCTAATACATTAtgatttctatagtaacagctcatgtACAGCAGCGGCTCCGTGTAATAAGCTAATGTACAAATGAGTTTAATCGTTGATTGAAAAAGCAAATTTCTTTCACAATGAGATGTTTGTTTACAACACGTGGAAAGAGTAGAGCTCTGAAGCTTAATTGCCAGTTGTTTTAGAAGTTCTTGcctattataagaaaaaaaaaggttctggaATGACTCAAGTCCCAGAATGTGTGGAGGTAGGGGAGAAGTGTGTGGGAGATCACCCTAAAAGCCCTTGATCTGTCTGGGTTCCTCAGAGTTGGAAGGATCTAGCGTGACAAGAGGTATAGAGTTTTGTAAAACccaaaaaacagaattttacaATTAGACTGGGAAAATGAAGGCCTAGAATGATGATTCTAAAATACTCTAAATGTTGCAGCTCCCAGTGTCCCAGTGTCCTAGTGCCTCACAAATGAAAGCCCATGAAATGGGCCCTAAAATGTTCGAGACCTACTTCACAGTTCGTGAGTTCCAGAGAGGTTCTAGGTAGATTCAGAGAAGTTCTAGAATGAATCATAAAATGGAATCCTACAATCAAGCTTGCGCCCTAAAATAATTATTCTATATAACTCAACTTCTACAATGACAATGCTCTCAATGTCCCAGAGCCTCCCAGACCTAAGAGAGAGGTTGAGAGACCCagaattttgttaaaaaaaaaaaaaaaatttaatccaaCAAGCAAGCCAGAAAATTCAAGATTGCTCAAGTCCTTGATTGTTGACCCTTTCTAAATGAGAACACTAAAGGTCTTGGACCGTTATTTTAAAATGTCGAGATCCTGTGTATTTTGGAATGTTTAGTTATAGAAGATCCACAACACTGAAGGTCAAGAATGTTGATGCTCCCACTGTCCTAGAGTCTCCCAGAATGAAAGCCCATAGTTACACtaaaattttttaacattacttgTTCTAG belongs to Clarias gariepinus isolate MV-2021 ecotype Netherlands chromosome 2, CGAR_prim_01v2, whole genome shotgun sequence and includes:
- the LOC128517817 gene encoding A-kinase anchor protein 7 isoform X3 — translated: MFRLQISLIKSVRKCLSGCFSEKVLSAGVRVGNDVPVPVWTPQRHTVTLADVSELSRTLVRMQKESACKPSLEEMEPITVTKKVTKVKRKPRTPWGRKKKVKEAECAAKLLAELPFSSTEVWKELGFSDPEAKGKAKRKRKGRGCAENEEDEEKEKKKKKDSPRPNYFVSIPITNPKIKQGVEVVQAEVLQKDSRLSRALVPVGTLHITLLVTYLSTQEQIDTAALAVEEMEPMLTSLMGGRSLVLLFRGIGHFRQEVAFVQIKEGEHLITLTHIADSVRRTFEEKGIPTGDQKAFKPHLTFIKLSRAPKLRRQGVKKLDLSLFTAFEQREFGEENVCTMDLCSMLKKKDAEGYYHREKTVTFGGKRGPELDDDELLSLSKRLVEDAVSRAVQQYMEETQNGSAPKDEAPPPTTTTTK
- the LOC128517817 gene encoding A-kinase anchor protein 7 isoform X1 produces the protein MFRLQISLIKSVRKCLSGCFSEKVLSAGVRVGNDVPVPVWTPQRHTVTLADVSELSRTLVRMQKESACKPSLEEMEPITVTKKVTKVKRKPRTPWGRKKKVKEAECAAKLLAELPFSSTEVWKELGFSDPEAKGKAKRKRKGRGCAENEEDEEKEKKKKKDSPRPNYFVSIPITNPKIKQGVEVVQAEVLQKDSRLSRALVPVGTLHITLLVTYLSTQEQIDTAALAVEEMEPMLTSLMGGRSLVLLFRGIGHFRQEVAFVQIKEGEHLITLTHIADSVRRTFEEKGIPTGDQKAFKPHLTFIKLSRAPKLRRQGVKKLDLSLFTAFEQREFGEENVCTMDLCSMLKKKDAEGYYHREKTVTFGRVCDAQWVRRMLDSERQSVYGRASQIKALLGRAEVRARIAQELGHTHDTHQQPKRSHLQPHSHSTEPLD
- the LOC128517817 gene encoding A-kinase anchor protein 7 isoform X4, whose translation is MQKESACKPSLEEMEPITVTKKVTKVKRKPRTPWGRKKKVKEAECAAKLLAELPFSSTEVWKELGFSDPEAKGKAKRKRKGRGCAENEEDEEKEKKKKKDSPRPNYFVSIPITNPKIKQGVEVVQAEVLQKDSRLSRALVPVGTLHITLLVTYLSTQEQIDTAALAVEEMEPMLTSLMGGRSLVLLFRGIGHFRQEVAFVQIKEGEHLITLTHIADSVRRTFEEKGIPTGDQKAFKPHLTFIKLSRAPKLRRQGVKKLDLSLFTAFEQREFGEENVCTMDLCSMLKKKDAEGYYHREKTVTFGRVCDAQWVRRMLDSERQSVYGRASQIKALLGRAEVRARIAQELGHTHDTHQQPKRSHLQPHSHSTEPLD
- the LOC128517817 gene encoding A-kinase anchor protein 7 isoform X2 gives rise to the protein MFRLQISLIKSVRKCLSGCFSEKVLSAGVRVGNDVPVPVWTPQRHTVTLADVSELSRTLVRMQKESACKPSLEEMEPITVTKKVTKVKRKPRTPWGRKKKVKEAECAAKLLAELPFSSTEVWKELGFSDPEAKGKAKRKRKGRGCAENEEDEEKEKKKKKDSPRPNYFVSIPITNPKIKQGVEVVQAEVLQKDSRLSRALVPVGTLHITLLVTYLSTQEQIDTAALAVEEMEPMLTSLMGGRSLVLLFRGIGHFRQEVAFVQIKEGEHLITLTHIADSVRRTFEEKGIPTGDQKAFKPHLTFIKLSRAPKLRRQGVKKLDLSLFTAFEQREFGEENVCTMDLCSMLKKKDAEGYYHREKTVTFDLLRSVPRTSRTSGKRGPELDDDELLSLSKRLVEDAVSRAVQQYMEETQNGSAPKDEAPPPTTTTTK